From Eleftheria terrae, the proteins below share one genomic window:
- a CDS encoding amino acid ABC transporter permease, whose product MDLASLFELAAPVMLRATGYTLVFAVLSMVLGLALGALVALLRVLEVPLLKQAAAVYVSAMRGTPLLVQVFIIYYGLPSIGIEFSPLAAGVLALTLNVAAYLSESLRGAVLGVSSGQWMAGTSLGLSHLQVLRHIVAPQALRTAVPSLSNSLISLIKDTSLVSVIAVTELMLATKELISTTFQPFPLYLAAAGVYWVLSLCFERVQRLLEKRLAFPH is encoded by the coding sequence ATGGATCTCGCCTCGCTGTTCGAACTGGCCGCACCGGTGATGCTGCGGGCCACCGGCTACACCCTGGTTTTCGCCGTACTGTCGATGGTGCTCGGCCTGGCGCTCGGCGCACTGGTGGCGTTGCTGCGGGTGCTGGAAGTGCCGCTGCTGAAGCAGGCGGCGGCGGTCTATGTCAGCGCGATGCGGGGCACGCCGCTGCTGGTGCAGGTCTTCATCATCTACTACGGCCTGCCGAGCATCGGCATCGAGTTCTCGCCGCTGGCGGCCGGCGTGCTGGCGCTCACGCTGAACGTGGCAGCCTACCTGTCGGAGAGCCTGCGCGGTGCCGTGCTGGGGGTGAGCAGCGGGCAGTGGATGGCCGGCACCAGCCTGGGCCTCAGCCACCTGCAGGTGCTGCGCCACATCGTCGCGCCGCAGGCGCTGCGCACCGCGGTGCCGAGCCTCAGCAACAGCCTGATCAGCCTGATCAAGGACACCTCGCTGGTGTCGGTGATCGCGGTGACCGAGCTGATGCTGGCCACCAAGGAGCTGATCTCCACCACCTTCCAGCCCTTCCCGCTCTACCTGGCGGCGGCGGGCGTCTACTGGGTACTGAGCCTGTGCTTCGAGCGCGTGCAGCGGCTGCTGGAGAAGCGGCTCGCCTTCCCTCACTGA
- the pdxY gene encoding pyridoxal kinase PdxY: protein MNPPRYVLSIQSHVAYGHVGNAAAVFPLQRLGLTPLPIHTVQFSNHTGYGEFKGQVFSAAHVLEVLDGLRARGVLAQCDAVLSGYLGDAAIGEAILQAVAEIKAARGHLLYCCDPVMGDVGRGLFVRPGIPEFHRGRALPQADLITPNQFEFEHLLGRPVISRDDAVTAARSMGPRTVVITSLRTPDVPPDTLETLAVTRDEAWTVSTPFVPLAPLPNGMGDVFSALLLGRLLCGDALPEALSHAVSALYALVLRTPAGSRDLPLIAEQAQLVAPEQRFAALDVSVGSAALGGTSRLL from the coding sequence ATGAACCCACCCCGCTATGTCCTCTCGATCCAGTCGCACGTGGCCTACGGCCATGTCGGCAATGCCGCCGCCGTGTTCCCGCTGCAGCGCCTGGGGCTGACGCCGCTGCCCATCCACACGGTGCAGTTTTCCAACCACACCGGCTACGGCGAGTTCAAGGGCCAGGTGTTCAGTGCCGCCCATGTGCTGGAGGTGCTGGACGGCTTGCGCGCCCGCGGTGTGCTCGCGCAGTGTGACGCGGTGCTCTCCGGCTACCTGGGCGACGCCGCCATCGGCGAGGCCATCCTGCAGGCGGTGGCCGAGATCAAGGCCGCCCGCGGCCACCTGTTGTACTGCTGCGACCCGGTGATGGGCGATGTCGGCCGCGGGCTGTTCGTGCGGCCCGGCATCCCGGAATTCCACCGCGGCCGGGCCCTGCCGCAGGCCGACCTGATCACGCCCAACCAGTTCGAGTTCGAGCACTTGCTGGGCCGCCCGGTGATCTCGCGCGACGACGCCGTGACGGCGGCCCGCTCGATGGGCCCGCGCACGGTGGTCATCACCTCGCTGCGCACGCCCGACGTGCCGCCCGACACGCTGGAGACCCTGGCGGTCACCCGCGACGAGGCCTGGACCGTCAGCACGCCGTTCGTGCCGCTGGCGCCGCTGCCCAACGGCATGGGCGATGTCTTCTCGGCCCTGCTGCTGGGCCGGCTGCTGTGCGGCGACGCGTTGCCTGAGGCGCTGTCGCATGCGGTCTCGGCGCTCTACGCGCTGGTGCTGCGCACGCCGGCCGGCTCGCGCGACCTGCCGCTGATTGCCGAGCAGGCCCAGCTGGTGGCGCCCGAACAGCGCTTTGCCGCGCTCGACGTGTCGGTCGGCAGCGCCGCGCTGGGCGGCACCAGCCGGCTGCTGTAG
- a CDS encoding M20 family metallopeptidase: MNAPDRFASAPPLDVAALQTHVDETWDREIVPALTDYIRVPAKSPGFDPDWARNGYIDAVVRSAAAWAEGKRLAGFKLEVVRLPGRTPVIFFDVPATRSGSGKTVLMYGHLDKQPEFSGWRSDLGPWTPKYEDGKLYGRGGADDGYAIYASITALQALDRQGVGRPRVVGVIETCEESGSYDLPAYLDVLKDRLGDVGLVVCLDSGAGNYDQLWLTTSLRGMASGVLKVEVLTEGVHSGDASGLVPSSFRILRQLLDRLEDAKSGRLLPASFHCEIPADRVEQARAAAQILGDEVWKRYPWACGADGQFVLPSTTDPAEALLRRTWHPTLSVTGAEGFPGLKDAGNVLRPYSAFKLSLRLPPPVDGAEATQELKRLLELDPPYQAKVTFEADHGATGWNAPTLAPWLHQALDAASRTHYGAPVGFIGQGGTIPLMSMLQAGFPQAQMMVCGVLGPKSNAHGPNEFLHVPYAKRLTAAVAQVVAALP, from the coding sequence TGCAGACCCATGTTGACGAAACCTGGGACCGCGAGATCGTTCCCGCCCTGACCGACTACATCCGCGTGCCGGCCAAGTCGCCCGGCTTCGATCCCGACTGGGCCCGCAACGGCTACATCGATGCCGTGGTGCGCAGCGCCGCCGCCTGGGCCGAGGGCAAGCGCCTGGCGGGCTTCAAGCTCGAAGTGGTGCGCCTGCCGGGCCGCACGCCGGTGATCTTCTTCGACGTGCCGGCCACCCGCTCCGGCAGCGGCAAGACGGTGCTGATGTATGGCCACCTCGACAAGCAGCCCGAGTTCAGCGGCTGGCGCAGTGACCTCGGGCCGTGGACGCCGAAGTATGAGGACGGCAAGCTCTACGGCCGCGGCGGGGCGGACGATGGCTATGCCATCTACGCCTCCATCACCGCACTGCAGGCGCTGGACCGCCAGGGCGTGGGCCGCCCGCGGGTGGTGGGCGTGATCGAAACCTGCGAGGAAAGCGGCTCCTACGACCTGCCGGCCTACCTCGACGTGCTGAAGGACCGCCTGGGCGACGTGGGCCTGGTGGTCTGCCTCGACTCCGGCGCCGGCAACTACGACCAGCTGTGGCTCACCACCTCGCTGCGCGGCATGGCCAGCGGCGTGCTCAAGGTCGAGGTGCTGACCGAGGGCGTGCACTCGGGCGATGCCAGCGGCCTGGTGCCGTCCAGCTTCCGCATCCTGCGCCAGCTGCTCGACCGGCTGGAGGATGCCAAGAGCGGCCGCCTGCTGCCGGCCAGCTTCCATTGCGAGATCCCGGCCGATCGGGTGGAGCAAGCCCGTGCAGCGGCACAGATCCTCGGCGACGAGGTCTGGAAGCGCTACCCCTGGGCCTGCGGTGCCGACGGCCAGTTCGTGCTGCCCAGCACCACCGACCCGGCCGAGGCCCTGCTGCGGCGCACCTGGCACCCCACCCTCAGCGTGACGGGCGCGGAAGGCTTCCCCGGCCTGAAGGACGCCGGCAATGTGCTGCGGCCGTATTCGGCCTTCAAGCTGTCGCTGCGGCTGCCGCCGCCGGTGGACGGCGCCGAGGCCACGCAGGAGCTCAAGCGCCTGCTGGAGCTGGACCCGCCCTACCAGGCCAAGGTGACCTTCGAGGCCGACCACGGTGCCACCGGCTGGAACGCGCCGACGCTGGCGCCGTGGCTGCACCAGGCGCTGGACGCCGCCTCGCGCACACACTACGGCGCGCCGGTGGGCTTCATCGGGCAGGGCGGCACGATCCCGCTGATGAGCATGCTGCAGGCCGGCTTCCCGCAGGCGCAGATGATGGTGTGCGGCGTGCTGGGCCCGAAGAGCAATGCCCACGGGCCCAACGAATTCCTGCACGTGCCCTATGCCAAGCGGCTGACTGCCGCGGTGGCGCAGGTGGTCGCGGCGCTGCCCTGA